A genomic region of Oncorhynchus mykiss isolate Arlee chromosome 16, USDA_OmykA_1.1, whole genome shotgun sequence contains the following coding sequences:
- the spen gene encoding msx2-interacting protein isoform X4 → MRMTILNINLPGIYLFLYQPYSFPFCSQSSVSLDCIWNCRSGYRCFKRTAESRDRAYDHSAYGHHERASSSFDRQRHYDTDYYRDTRERMLNSVTGTACGGGGAVSAGIGGGVVGAGISGTGGGAVAGGSGGSSSVGVGYYRSHSRSPSHFDTPEPRYEPRAREPFILASVVHRDLYQEEGGRRRDRSYHDSRSRSPHSTHSRNPSPQRLSTQASRPPRSHSGSGSRSRSSSSDSVSSTSSSTSGSSDSSSSSSDGSPARSVQSAAVPAPLSLPLSALDKDEPRKSFGVKVQNLPVRSTDTSLKDGLFHEFKKYGKVTSVQIHGALEERYGLVFFRQQEDQEKALAASKGKLFFGMQIEVIAWNGPGASTTETESENEFRPLDERIDEFHPKATRTLFIGNLEKTTSYHDLLNIFQRFGEIVDIDIKKVNGAPQYAFLQYSDITSVCKAIKKMDGEYLGNNRLKLGFGKSMPTTCVWLDGLASNITEQYLTRHFCRYGHVIKVVFDRPKGMALILYNNIEYAQAAVKETKGWKIGGNKIKVDFANQESQMAFYHSMQASGQDIRDFYEILSERRDERRPQYEFTAERPFFDNSVRTPGGTFTEDPRRKLPDRGREFYTEWDSYQGDFYDPRYFDDPREYRDYRDPYEQDIRKYSYLQRERERERFETDRERDHGRRTMEHSQSPSHPHRPASPTASHSLSERLPNDSDRRICCRSSERSASCSSLSPPRFDKARPDRYNKSDKTEKDRPFETEHGTGGDKEKWSGRKEKGEKQKLRKLKLQSPSVPSPETVPKLEREVSPDAVLRSKVSKFPLKEKEGSGKGRLDLPPCVVQLTRVKEKEVNLLGHAVLEKQRVRGGNDSIRLASPSRDQKSPPFRIDQQKGDIVKHGKVPKDNHLEVVDKDGKMKAKKHMKADPRYDGSNSVDVDRLAARKRRFEDSMGKTDQLKRESPEEGSRLGLRKTPDSAMAKENEGEKSLLRKVVHKMEHCKAKSERLVTVCSPKDEKESEIVSMGMGLGLSLELQSRLGEPTEEATDPLDPTCLKIQFWGSSLTKISDGSLDQDAFTQLPQQDNGEQGVGLYKSRGETEERLESDLDHSQTCRKQMEQSRQEPDKSHKSESPQDGDTEDFEQCSLVHEVGKTPQDVTDDYPSSKRKKSESFDFDLLSGKRDRNYRSSCELNEDLDLSVISLSGSGPFPSNEEECASRLAQSVTNKKTKDSPKEEDKVYSHVDSLKYSLDMTPNRFRSPITEFPKLKTALLGCNEQLLQRWESRIKSDCLRMDMTFPSSIVKQESICKRLVCELEPGEVSSDSDDDGGNKNHSPKPNTSLSSILGEREERLTGLKLSCSLEKNKFYSFALDKTITPDTQALLERAKSLSSAREDNWSFLDRDSRFASLRGGSDKEKVESVPRPIPSWYMKKKKIRTDSEGKLDDNKKDPKAEDLERQELFASRFLHSSIFEQDSRRLQHLERKDPELGVGRHPAKQDAVKGQPGPWGGDLQEPIVLFHSRFLELQQQKETSWGHFPQEIESVDESEQDASPKVLEFMQKADIKSVSPALILPISQFLSSPREISPQQEKEVVLTTSSSEQTLSLIEEEKVEHNLEVFPPQSPLVEIQPPASILITPLSPFLSDAEVKVEPKEVLCEPRVTTEGNLTVDHTSFLDNKPPTPGASLSSFEANAAEFTCSASPKVDENIEMVKIETQPEKPYSKDFDKPQKSDDSQEVHIPVSEAGIKPAKPIHKQPKSKRAKPNVSVTQILEPPKTAVSEKPVTRKSERIDREKLKRSSSPRGEVLKASSEPKTIAKSPVNVPDSENESILIHGRSRRRNVRSVYATQSEGDAQPPCKEVVESSCSTRKCGVDKDIVLQQDALNTSTYTRRGRPPKSRRRGEDVSPVKGDSQKSSEEDSDMKEPANTGQGSRMSEGWCSPRMQKVQTAQVSSLTGASIGRKASRVDKQSKRETSSGEKSVDSTTTEEPEPKIKDESEEAGKLLEEAMQCLPTQKDEGDKVLTDQIEKKYSEGDIERIESTHVEKRQSEKSGKVNAPRFTRNAKLVTEDKSHGLRNLEIRVSVDDVKGLLCSEEDEAVSFETTAKNVKPGVPDKEEARTQCYLKAAAEFSPEEKEDVLLDPEQTVDPAAAILARQMELERAVENIAKLTVVQPLQPYKEPPAEPPTLLPPVTVEPENEMEGEKSAIPASETELAAAIDSITAEDISTDTDGFTAPSTYTAIVPTPEPLVLPSANDVLEPETHMAISNIIDPDPEMGVLIPSAKPLMTDAKASESTVSGASAEDESLPSETHAKKGKAVRPKTPKRSRGRKAVNRKGETAEEVSEAETSPFKLPESIPEEIEVINSKAATATATVVTSAATCKCDITCTMTVNTPKEAEQPAVEQPVPEESAFHSGTKRLPHFKKFQISAVAPALSPSPALTPSPTQLNVPPPCQGKMPVSPDWLHRSEESIIHATPATLVSVLTPSAPAVTALGSQSANPLMPPDTKASDIDPSSSTLRKILMDPKYVSASNSNAIPTTVLTTTLADPRMSENENSSDTMAARHMHPEDRPLPFTLQKPSPLTETQQNFGEKMVHSVISSPTTSVISRIPMPFDTEEAPRISLSNRNAGLSLTKQKSRSSMNENNCYHGVDVVEDVNCRGRSVVESTPYNTGSSRGLRVNTSEGVVVLSYSGQKTEGPQRISAKISQIPPASAVDIEFQQSVSKSQIKQEPFAPSQLCTPKGPLTPTGYGQPGVLLTCHTYNSQPVISTIKQESPGSEKSESSYHTGPQGSAVKMFQQPVTSPQILMYNRAVMQQHVKKEPGAESKPMMVDMAKSHQTSNLSPIMNPHYPSLTGNRMSPSPSTPSDRSVPHLKQEPHSPRATGHSPLPFAKVCSPRNSMSPHASSMVLHPGMPEMSPYVASMHHPHPEQSVIMTPVSHSVTQSVSICHLLHSDVRMNTPQLSGMSHGRRANSLPSPRTGPPQHANTIREMVLQSHAGPTRGASDSCAEENMKHYHQGLCRPSAPQLQSDAMMMQAEQHRGLHHAGLRLDQYSMASRDIRDMRDIRDMRILMHHQLGEHTIAEGRRSQTPEAGATAITNLSAASKSPKGMTQMRKEIPKTLEAKMSHPPHTESSRIMGVHPSVPVMVSPHHPQGVQMIHPGGTGSFPVYRDMQGFHSQFSSHSSMGLNLAPRGITPSQDGDLSHRGKPSQSLSAGSLGGGSETKLDNSHLRHTASMDLSHMPRMQRDTISPSYTSPMALSHKQELALQKGPPPVFMPSPPVAPLASSSQWHPESKLGHSGYRSVDMVQLLMKYPIVWQGLLALKNDSAAVQLHFVSGNNVLAHRSLPPLEGGAPLRIAQRMRLEASQLEGVARRMMVESDYCLLLALPCGRDQEDVLSQTLLLKGGFITYLQQKQAAGIINVPNPGSNQPAYVVQIFPPCDFSESHLSRLAPDLLNSISSISPHIMIVIASV, encoded by the exons CAGTGATTCCAGCAGTAGTTCAAGTGATGGCTCCCCAGCACGTTCAGTTCAGTCTGCTGCCGTCCCTGCACCTTTATCTCTGCCTTTATCTGCCCTTGACAAGGATGAGCCTCGAAAAAGCTTTGGTGTCAAGGTCCAGAATCTTCCTGTGCGTTCGACAG ATACAAGTCTAAAAGATGGCCTGTTCCATGAGTTCAAGAAGTATGGGAAGGTGACGTCTGTGCAAATCCATGGAGCTTTAGAGGAGCGCTATGGACTAGTGTTCTTTCGCCAGCAGGAGGACCAGGAAAAGGCCCTGGCTGCATCAAAGGGGAAGCTGTTTTTTGGCATGCAAATTGAGGTCATTGCCTGGAACGGCCCTGGTGCGTCCACAACTG AGACTGAAAGCGAGAATGAGTTCCGGCCTCTGGATGAGAGGATAGATGAGTTTCACCCCAAAGCCACACGGACTCTGTTTATTGGCAACCTGGAAAAGACCACCAGCTACCATGATCTGCTCAATATCTTTCAGCGCTTTGGGGAGATAGTG GATATTGACATCAAGAAAGTTAATGGTGCCCCTCAGTATGCCTTTCTACAGTACAGTGACATTACCAGTGTCTGTAAGGCCATAAAGAAGATGGATGGAGAGTACCTCGGCAACAATAGGCTAAAG CTTGGATTTGGAAAAAGTATGCCCACAACTTGTGTTTGGTTGGATGGTTTAGCCTCCAACATCACAGAGCAATATCTCACTCGTCATTTCTGTCGTTATGGACATGTTATCAAG GTTGTATTTGACAGACCCAAAGGAATGGCCCTTATACTGTATAATAACATAGAATATGCACAGGCAGCTGTCAAGGAGACCAAGGGGTGGAAGATTGGTGGCAACAAAATTAAG GTGGACTTTGCCAATCAGGAAAGTCAGATGGCTTTCTATCACTCAATGCAGGCATCTGGGCAGGACATTCGCGACTTCTATGAAATCCTATCTGAGcgaag ggATGAGCGCAGGCCGCAATATGAGTTTACAGCTGAACGGCCATTCTTTGACAATAGTGTACGAACACCTGGAGGAACCTTCACAGAAGATCCCCGTCGCAAGTTACCTGACAGAGGCCGCGAGTTCTACACAGAATGGGACTCATACCAGGGGGATTTCTATGACCCGCGTTACTTTGATGATCCGCGTGAGTACAGAGATTACAGAGACCCCTATGAGCAGGACATCCGCAAATACAGTTACTTGCAGAGGGAACGTGAGCGTGAGCGCTTTGAAACAGACCGTGAACGTGACCATGGGCGGAGAACAATGGAACACAGCCAGAGCCCTTCTCACCCTCATCGCCCTGCCAGTCCTACAGCGTCCCACTCCCTCTCTGAGCGTCTACCAAATGACTCTGATCGCCGCATTTGCTGTAGATCCTCAGAGCGAAGTGCCAGCTGCAGTTCACTCTCACCTCCAAGATTTGACAAGGCACGACCCGATCGGTATAATAAGAGTGATAAGACAGAAAAGGATAGACCATTTGAAACTGAACATGGTACTGGGGGTGATAAGGAAAAGTGGTCTGGGCGCAAGGAGAAGGGTGAGAAACAGAAGCTGAGAAAGCTTAAATTGCAATCTCCCAGCGTTCCATCGCCTGAGACAGTGCCTAAACTGGAAAGAGAAGTTAGTCCAGATGCAGTCCTTCGAAGCAAAGTCAGCAAGTTTCCCCTTAAGGAAAAAGAAGGCTCAGGCAAAGGACGGCTAGACCTACCACCTTGTGTGGTGCAGCTAACACGTGTGAAGGAGAAGGAAGTGAACTTGCTTGGTCATGCTGTCCTAGAAAAACAAAGAGTTAGAGGTGGGAATGACAGTATCCGGCTTGCATCACCTTCAAGGGATCAGAAAAGTCCTCCCTTCCGCATAGATCAGCAAAAAGGAGATATAGTCAAGCATGGGAAGGTGCCAAAAGACAACCACCTTGAAGTTGTTGACAAGGATGGTAAAATGAAAGCCAAAAAACATATGAAAGCTGACCCTAGGTATGATGGTTCTAACTCTGTGGATGTTGACCGTCTAGCTGCACGAAAGAGGCGTTTTGAAGACTCCATGGGGAAGACCGATCAACTGAAGAGGGAGAGTCCGGAAGAGGGCAGTAGACTGGGACTTAGGAAGACACCTGACAGTGCTATGGCAAAGGAGAATGAGGGTGAAAAGAGCCTATTGCGCAAAGTGGTGCATAAGATGGAGCATTGCAAGGCTAAATCTGAGAGACTTGTTACTGTTTGCAGTCCTAAAGATGAAAAAGAGTCTGAAATAGTCTCCATGGGAATGGGGCTTGGACTCAGTTTGGAACTTCAGTCACGACTTGGAGAACCAACAGAAGAGGCAACAGATCCATTAGACCCAACCTGTCTGAAAATTCAGTTTTGGGGATCAAGTCTCACGAAAATCTCTGATGGGAGTCTTGACCAGGACGCATTCACGCAACTGCCGCAACAAGACAATGGCGAGCAGGGTGTAGGACTATACAAAAGTAGAGGGGAGACTGAAGAACGACTTGAGTCTGACCTTGACCACTCTCAGACCTGCAGAAAACAAATGGAACAGAGCCGACAAGAGCCTGACAAATCACATAAATCAGAAAGCCCACAAGACGGCGACACAGAGGACTTTGAACAGTGCAGTCTGGTGCATGAGGTAGGAAAAACACCTCAAGATGTTACAGACGATTATCCATCTAGCAAACGTAAGAAATCCGAGAGTTTTGACTTCGACTTGCTAAGTGGTAAGAGAGACCGCAACTACAGGTCTTCCTGTGAATTAAATGAAGACCTTGACCTGAGTGTCATATCTTTATCTGGCTCTGGTCCCTTTCCTTCAAATGAAGAAGAGTGTGCTTCCCGGTTAGCACAATCAGTTACCAATAAAAAGACTAAAGACTCTCCAAAAGAAGAGGACAAAGTCTACTCGCATGTAGATTCATTGAAATACAGCTTGGACATGACACCTAATCGTTTCCGTTCCCCTATCACAGAATTTCCTAAGCTTAAAACAGCATTGCTTGGGTGTAACGAGCAGTTACTTCAACGATGGGAGAGTAGAATCAAATCTGACTGCCTCCGAATGGACATGACCTTCCCCAGTAGCATTGTGAAACAAGAAAGCATTTGCAAACGTCTTGTGTGTGAACTAGAGCCTGGAGAAGTATCGTCAGATTCAGATGATGATGGTGGGAACAAAAACCACTCCCCTAAGCCCAACACCTCACTGTCCTCTATCCTTGGGGAACGTGAAGAAAGGTTGACAGGCCTCAAGCTCTCATGCTCCCTGGAGAAGAACAAGTTCTATTCTTTTGCATTAGACAAGACTATCACTCCAGACACACAAGCACTTCTTGAGCGAGCCAAGTCATTGTCCTCCGCAAGGGAGGATAATTGGTCTTTTCTTGACAGAGACTCTCGCTTTGCCAGTCTTCGCGGTGGCTCAGACAAAGAAAAGGTAGAGTCTGTACCACGACCTATCCCGTCTTGGTACATGAAAAAGAAGAAGATTCGTACTGACTCTGAAGGTAAACTGGATGACAATAAGAAAGACCCCAAAGCAGAGGATCTGGAACGGCAGGAGCTGTTTGCATCTCGTTTTCTTCATAGTTCAATCTTTGAGCAAGATTCACGGCGTCTACAACATCTTGAGCGCAAAGATCCTGAGTTGGGAGTTGGCAGACATCCTGCCAAACAAGATGCTGTCAAAGGACAACCTGGGCCATGGGGAGGGGACCTTCAAGAGCCCATAGTTCTTTTTCATAGCCGCTTTCTGGAGCTTCAACAACAGAAGGAGACATCATGGGGCCACTTTCCACAAGAAATTGAAAGTGTTGATGAGAGTGAACAAGACGCGTCTCCCAAGGTTTTAGAGTTCATGCAGAAGGCCGATATTAAATCAGTCAGCCCTGCTCTCATCTTGCCAATTTCACAGTTTCTTTCTTCACCGAGAGAGATTTCTCCACAGCAGGAGAAAGAGGTTGTTTTAACTACTTCATCCTCTGAACAGACTCTTTCACTGATTGAAGAGGAAAAAGTAGAACATAATCTTGAAGTGTTCCCACCCCAATCTCCTTTAGTAGAGATCCAACCCCCTGCCTCAATTTTAATCACACCCTTATCACCTTTCCTTTCAGATGCTGAGGTTAAAGTTGAACCTAAAGAGGTATTATGTGAACCCAGAGTTACAACTGAAGGCAATCTTACAGTGGATCATACATCTTTCCTTGATAATAAGCCTCCCACTCCTGGTGCCTCATTAAGTAGTTTTGAGGCAAATGCTGCTGAATTCACCTGTTCTGCTTCCCCCAAGGTTGACGAGAATATAGAAATGGTAAAGATAGAGACCCAACCAGAGAAACCATATTCTAAGGACTTTGACAAACCTCAGAAATCTGACGATTCCCAAGAGGTTCACATACCAGTCTCAGAGGCTGGAATCAAACCAGCAAAGCCAATTCACAAACAACCCAAGAGTAAAAGAGCTAAGCCAAATGTATCAGTAACACAAATCCTGGAGCCCCCCAAAACTGCTGTCTCTGAGAAACCAGTAACTCGAAAGAGTGAGCGAATTGACAGAGAGAAGCTGAAAAGGTCTTCATCTCCACGAGGAGAAGTATTAAAGGCATCATCAGAACCTAAAACCATAGCCAAGTCACCAGTTAATGTCCCTGACTCTGAGAATGAATCAATCCTAATCCACGGAAGAAGCAGACGACGAAATGTACGGTCAGTTTATGCCACACAGTCTGAAGGGGATGCCCAGCCACCATGTAAAGAGGTGGTGGAGTCCTCCTGCTCCACCCGTAAGTGTGGTGTCGACAAGGATATAGTGCTGCAGCAGGATGCATTGAACACATCTACCTACACAAGGCGAGGTCGCCCACCCAAGTCACGCAGGCGAGGGGAAGATGTGTCACCAGTGAAAGGGGACTCGCAGAAATCATCAGAGGAAGACAGTGACATGAAAGAGCCTGCGAACACTGGACAGGGTTCCAGAATGTCTGAGGGGTGGTGTTCACCCCGTATGCAGAAAGTGCAGACAGCTCAAGTGTCTTCACTTACTGGGGCTTCAATTGGTAGGAAAGCAAGTAGAGTAGACAAACAATCCAAGAGGGAAACATCATCAGGAGAGAAGTCAGTTGATAGTACAACTACTGAAGAGCCTGAGCCCAAAATAAAAGATGAGTCCGAAGAAGCAGGGAAATTATTAGAGGAAGCAATGCAATGCTTGCCAACACAGAAAGACGAAGGAGACAAAGTGCTAACTGATCAAATTGAGAAAAAGTATTCTGAAGGGGACATTGAGAGGATAGAATCTACCCATGTGGAGAAAAGACAATCTGAAAAGAGTGGGAAAGTAAATGCACCAAGGTTTACACGAAATGCCAAATTGGTGACAGAGGATAAATCGCATGGCTTGAGAAACCTTGAGATTCGTGTAAGCGTAGATGATGTGAAAGGGTTGCTTTGCTCTGAGGAGGATGAGGCTGTATCTTTTGAGACCACTGCTAAAAATGTCAAACCAGGAGTACCAGATAAAGAAGAAGCAAGGACTCAGTGTTATCTGAAAGCTGCTGCAGAGTTCAGCCCAGAGGAAAAGGAAGATGTTCTGTTAGACCCTGAACAAACGGTAGACCCAGCAGCCGCTATTTTGGCACGTCAGATGGAACTGGAACGGGCAGTGGAGAATATTGCCAAACTTACAGTTGTGCAACCTCTTCAACCCTATAAGGAACCACCTGCAGAGCCACCTACCCTGCTGCCCCCTGTCACTGTAGAACCAGAGAATGAAATGGAGGGGGAGAAGTCAGCTATTCCTGCCAGTGAAACCGAACTAGCTGCTGCTATTGATTCCATTACTGCTGAAGACATATCTACTGATACAGATGGTTTCACAGCTCCTTCCACTTATACTGCAATTGTTCCTACCCCAGAGCCTCTGGTCCTACCCTCTGCCAATGATGTCTTGGAACCAGAAACACACATGGCTATCAGCAACATTATTGACCCAGACCCAGAGATGGGAGTTTTGATTCCCAGTGCCAAACCCCTGATGACCGATGCTAAAGCCTCTGAATCAACAGTCTCTGGGGCCTCTGCCGAAGATGAGTCTCTTCCATCAGAAACACATGCAAAAAAAGGGAAAGCAGTCAGACCTAAGACTCCAAAGAGGTCCAGAGGACGAAAGGCTGTCAACCGGAAGGGAGAGACTGCTGAAGAGGTATCAGAAGCTGAGACCTCCCCCTTCAAGCTACCAGAGTCCATTCCTGAAGAAATTGAAGTCATCAACTCTAAGGCAGCTACTGCTACAGCCACTGTTGTCACCTCAGCTGCTACCTGCAAATGTGATATCACATGCACCATGACTGTGAACACTCCCAAGGAGGCAGAACAACCTGCTGTGGAACAACCCGTACCTGAAGAATCAGCCTTTCACTCTGGCACCAAGAGACTTCCTCATTTCAAAAAGTTTCAAATATCCGCAGtagcccctgctctctctccatcccctgcTCTCACACCTTCTCCAACCCAATTGAATGTCCCTCCACCCTGTCAAGGCAAGATGCCTGTTTCACCAGACTGGCTTCACAGATCTGAAGAAAGTATAATACATGCTACTCCTGCAACTCTAGTTTCTGTATTGACTCCCTCTGCACCAGCAGTAACAGCGCTTGGAAGCCAGTCGGCAAATCCACTTATGCCTCCTGATACTAAGGCATCGGATATTGACCCTAGCTCCAGCACTCTCAGAAAGATCCTCATGGATCCCAAATATGTGTCAGCATCAAACAGCAATGCCATTCCTACTACAGTGCTAACCACAACGCTGGCAGATCCTCGCATGTCAGAGAATGAAAACTCATCTGACACAATGGCTGCTAGGCACATGCATCCTGAAGACAGACCCTTGCCTTTCACTCTTCAAAAACCATCCCCGCTCACCGAGACCCAGCAGAACTTTGGAGAGAAGATGGTGCATTCAGTCATTTCTTCCCCTACTACCTCTGTCATCAGCCGGATTCCAATGCCCTTTGACACTGAGGAAGCACCTCGAATCTCCCTAAGTAACCGTAATGCTGGCCTATCTCTAACCAAACAGAAATCCAGATCAAGTATGAACGAAAACAACTGTTACCATGGAGTGGATGTGGTAGAGGATGTAAACTGCAGAGGACGGTCTGTAGTTGAGAGCACACCCTACAACACAGGCTCCAGTCGTGGCCTCAGGGTAAATACATCAGAGGGTGTGGTAGTACTAAGTTACTCAGGGCAAAAAACAGAGGGACCTCAACGGATCAGCGCCAAAATTAGCCAGATCCCACCGGCCAGTGCAGTCGACATAGAGTTTCAGCAGTCTGTGTCTAAATCTCAGATTAAGCAAGAACCATTTGCCCCATCCCAGCTTTGCACCCCCAAGGGACCCCTGACACCCACAGGGTACGGACAACCAGGGGTACTCTTAACTTGCCATACATACAATTCTCAGCCTGTCATCTCCACCATTAAGCAGGAGAGTCCTGGTTCTGAAAAGTCAGAGTCGTCATATCACACTGGACCCCAGGGTAGCGCAGTAAAGATGTTTCaacaaccagtcactagtcctcAAATATTGATGTACAATCGGGCTGTGATGCAGCAGCATGTAAAGAAAGAGCCTGGAGCAGAATCCAAACCAATGATGGTGGATATGGCAAAGTCACACCAGACATCCAACCTCAGCCCAATCATGAATCCACATTACCCATCTTTGACTGGAAACCGCATGAGTCCTAGTCCCAGTACCCCTTCTGATCGGTCAGTCCCACACCTCAAGCAAGAGCCTCATTCCCCTCGAGCAACGGGCCACTCACCTTTACCCTTTGCGAAAGTTTGCTCTCCCAGAAACTCAATGTCCCCCCATGCCAGCTCTATGGTTTTGCATCCTGGCATGCCTGAGATGTCTCCATATGTTGCCAGTATGCACCATCCCCACCCAGAGCAGTCTGTTATAATGACCCCGGTGTCACACAGCGTCACCCAGTCAGTGTCTATATGTCACCTCTTGCACAGCGATGTCAGGATGAATACCCCACAGCTCTCTGGAATGAGTCATGGAAGACGGGCAAATTCCCTGCCATCTCCCCGCACTGGACCTCCTCAGCACGCCAACACCATCAGAGAAATGGTGCTGCAGTCACATGCAGGCCCCACTCGGGGAGCCTCAGACAGCTGTGCCGAAGAGAACATGAAGCACTACCACCAGGGGCTGTGCAGACCCTCTGCACCCCAGCTCCAGTCAGATGCGATGATGATGCAGGCAGAGCAGCACAGAGGGCTGCATCATGCAGGCCTACGTCTGGACCAGTACAGCATGGCCTCCCGAGACATCAGAGACATGCGCGACATACGGGACATGCGCATCCTGATGCACCATCAGCTAGGAGAGCACACCATTGCAGAGGGACGTCGGTCACAAACTCCTGAGGCAGGAGCAACCGCAATCACCAACCTCTCTGCTGCCTCTAAGAGTCCAAAAGGAATGACGCAGATGCGGAAGGAGATTCCTAAAACATTGGAGGCAAAGATGTCTCACCCACCTCATACTGAGAGCAGCAGGATCATGGGGGTCCATCCATCTGTCCCTGTTATGGTGTCTCCTCATCATCCTCAAGGTGTTCAGATGATTCATCCAGGTGGCACTGGCTCCTTCCCAGTGTACCGGGATATGCAGGGCTTCCACTCCCAGTTTTCCAGTCACTCTTCGATGGGATTGAACTTGGCTCCCCGCGGCATCACACCTTCCCAG GATGGTGATCTCAGCCACAGGGGCAAGCCATCTCAGTCACTCTCTGCTGGGTCACTTGGTGGAGGAAGTGAAACCAAATTGGACAACTCCCACCTCCGTCACACAGCCTCCATGGACTTATCCCACATGCCCCGGATGCAGAGGGACACCATTTCGCCCTCTTATACTTCTCCCATGGCTCTCTCCCACAAGCAAGAGCTAGCTCTGCAGAAGGGCCCACCACCAGTCTTCATGCCGAGCCCTCCAGTAGCACCCCTCGCAAGTTCCTCACAGTGGCACCCTGAGAGTAAACTGGGGCACTCAGGATACCGGTCCGTCGATATGGTGCAGCTTTTAATG AAATACCCCATAGTATGGCAAGGCCTGCTGGCACTGAAGAATGACTCGGCTGCTGTGCAGCTCCACTTTGTCTCTGGCAACAACGTTCTGGCCCACCGTTCACTGCCGCCATTGGAGGGAGGGGCCCCGCTCCGCATCGCACAGAGGATGAGGTTGGAAGCGTCCCAGCTTGAGGGCGTGGCTCGCAGGATGATG GTGGAGAGTGACTACTGCCTCCTGCTAGCTCTGCCATGTGGACGGGATCAGGAGGACGTTCTCAGTCAGACCCTTCTCCTGAAAGGAGGCTTCATCACCTACCTACAGCAAAAACAGGCAGCTGGGATCATCAATGTCCCCAACCCCGGCTCCAATCAG CCGGCATACGTGGTGCAGATCTTTCCGCCATGTGATTTCTCTGAGAGCCACCTGTCGCGGCTCGCCCCCGACCTTCTCAACAGTATCTCCAGCATCTCCCCTCACATCATGATTGTCATTGCCTCCGTGTAA